From one Azospirillum ramasamyi genomic stretch:
- a CDS encoding tyrosine-type recombinase/integrase, with product MSKTSATIDRRSMPVSAWPEQDRALWQTACEAGGPLDDAGAAADWAPATRRGRGANYGRWLTFLDQQYLLMPDAGPGDRVTPDMVRSYIDLLRPTLAPLSLWTTIDQLAAIMPALAPDADWGWLRRTAGRLKRGAANRRPIAPRIRNAADLYQRALAALAGIDGKPETRPFAHATGFRDALMFALTISRPIRRRTLAGLRVGQHLRPTSDGFLIQLEREDLKCGGPMSFPLPASLVPHMARYLDQHRPRLLQGHAYDALWITREGLPMTLNGVSSRFERATPAVLGERINPHLLRHCAATSIALDDPQGARLTAALLGHSTLRTSERHYTMAKGLDASRRYQATLTDHITHLRRAVRGERP from the coding sequence ATGAGCAAGACCTCCGCGACCATCGACCGCCGCAGCATGCCGGTCAGCGCGTGGCCTGAGCAGGACCGCGCCTTGTGGCAAACCGCCTGCGAAGCTGGCGGGCCGCTGGATGACGCCGGTGCCGCCGCCGACTGGGCGCCTGCCACCCGTCGCGGCCGCGGCGCCAACTATGGCCGCTGGCTCACCTTCCTCGATCAGCAGTATCTGCTGATGCCGGATGCTGGTCCTGGCGACCGCGTGACGCCGGACATGGTGCGCAGCTACATCGACCTGTTGCGTCCGACCCTGGCGCCGCTGTCCTTGTGGACCACCATCGACCAGCTCGCCGCCATCATGCCGGCCCTGGCGCCCGACGCCGATTGGGGGTGGCTGCGCCGCACCGCCGGTCGCCTGAAGCGCGGCGCTGCCAACCGGCGTCCGATTGCGCCGCGCATCCGCAACGCTGCCGACCTTTACCAGCGCGCCCTCGCCGCCCTTGCCGGAATCGACGGCAAGCCCGAAACCCGGCCGTTCGCCCATGCCACCGGCTTCCGCGACGCCCTGATGTTCGCCCTCACCATTTCACGGCCGATCCGCCGCCGCACGTTGGCCGGTTTGCGGGTGGGGCAGCATCTCCGGCCGACCTCCGATGGCTTCTTGATCCAGCTGGAACGCGAAGACCTCAAGTGCGGCGGTCCGATGAGCTTCCCGCTGCCGGCCAGCTTGGTGCCCCACATGGCACGTTATCTCGACCAGCACCGGCCGCGGCTGCTGCAAGGCCACGCCTATGATGCCCTGTGGATCACCCGCGAGGGGCTGCCGATGACCCTCAATGGCGTCTCCAGCCGCTTCGAGCGCGCCACCCCAGCTGTACTCGGCGAGCGGATCAACCCGCACCTGCTGCGCCACTGCGCCGCGACCAGCATCGCCCTCGACGACCCACAGGGTGCCCGGCTGACGGCGGCGCTGCTCGGCCACAGCACGCTGCGGACGAGCGAGCGCCACTACACGATGGCCAAGGGGCTGGATGCCAGCCGCCGCTATCAGGCCACCCTAACTGACCACATCACCCACCTGCGCCGCGCCGTCCGCGGCGAGCGCCCGTAG
- a CDS encoding helix-turn-helix domain-containing protein, translated as MSKPPSRPPALLTIPEVAERLQVSIKTIRRWITSGNLPTVRLGHQIRIQPKDLDIFLRQRWIN; from the coding sequence ATGAGCAAGCCCCCTTCCCGTCCCCCCGCCCTGCTGACCATCCCTGAGGTCGCCGAGCGCCTGCAGGTCAGCATCAAGACCATCCGCCGCTGGATTACGTCGGGCAACCTGCCCACCGTCCGCCTCGGCCATCAGATCCGCATCCAGCCGAAGGACCTCGACATCTTCCTCAGGCAGCGCTGGATCAACTGA
- a CDS encoding recombinase family protein: MMRAVIYARYSSDQQREASIADQIEVCRRYAERQGWTVVDHYSDAALSGASRHRPAFQKLLREAGQRRFDIVLCEAIDRLGRRLADTADLQDRLAFHGVRLFTPQLGEITTIHVAVMGMMAQVALKDLADKTRRGQLGRAMAGRMPGGKAFGYDTAERKS, from the coding sequence ATGATGCGTGCCGTCATCTACGCCCGCTACTCCAGCGACCAGCAACGTGAAGCCTCCATCGCCGACCAGATCGAGGTCTGTCGGCGCTATGCCGAGCGCCAGGGCTGGACTGTCGTCGACCACTACAGTGACGCCGCCCTCAGCGGCGCCAGCCGTCACCGTCCGGCCTTCCAGAAGCTGCTGCGCGAGGCCGGACAGCGGCGCTTCGACATCGTGCTGTGCGAGGCGATCGACCGCCTCGGCCGCCGCCTCGCCGACACCGCCGACCTTCAGGACCGCCTCGCCTTCCACGGAGTGCGACTGTTCACCCCGCAGCTCGGCGAAATCACCACCATCCACGTCGCCGTCATGGGCATGATGGCCCAGGTCGCCTTGAAGGATTTGGCGGACAAGACCCGCCGCGGCCAGCTCGGACGCGCCATGGCTGGCCGCATGCCGGGCGGCAAGGCCTTCGGCTATGATACCGCCGAGCGTAAGTCCTGA
- a CDS encoding tyrosine-type recombinase/integrase: MHFLRYCVDHGIAPDAVSDATFTAFAASLASGTLVAKPQRVERMARQQWNRAVAAALPGWPVAPVPVTSNRDDYQLPLDRLPPSFATDLAAWMRRLSGADPLDEFGPARPLRPSSLKTARGHVLRFAAALVHAGEDPQALTTLAALVVPERFKAALLWLMTRRCGASPGLIEQAKCLLSVARHWVQAPKADLERLNKLVAKLGVRRKGMTAKNRARLRAFDDPKHLLALLTLPVRLMDKADRVAAPSRREALMAQTAVAIQILLLVPLRRLNLLRLDVHRHLCRSRSGRHAVVHLVIPAEETKTSQPIEAVLPEPLVRMIDHFMTRYHPLLTSDTDGLLFPGRDGGCKHITALTAQIERAVRDHTGLAVNPHLFRHLAGKLSQQFDPGNYELSRQLLGHRSTDTTVTYYTGQDTAAAVARYDANILERTSSLRGKVVGR, from the coding sequence GTGCACTTCCTGCGGTACTGCGTTGACCACGGCATCGCGCCGGACGCCGTGTCGGACGCCACCTTCACCGCCTTCGCCGCTTCGCTGGCGTCCGGTACGCTGGTCGCCAAGCCGCAGCGGGTCGAGCGGATGGCGCGCCAGCAGTGGAACCGCGCCGTCGCCGCCGCCCTGCCCGGCTGGCCGGTTGCGCCGGTGCCGGTCACCAGCAACCGGGACGACTACCAGCTGCCGTTGGACCGCCTCCCGCCGTCCTTTGCCACCGATCTGGCGGCATGGATGCGGCGGCTGTCCGGCGCCGACCCGCTGGACGAGTTCGGCCCGGCCCGCCCGTTACGCCCCAGTTCGCTGAAGACCGCTCGCGGCCATGTGCTGCGTTTCGCCGCTGCCCTCGTCCATGCCGGCGAAGACCCCCAGGCGTTGACCACGCTGGCGGCGCTGGTGGTGCCGGAGCGCTTCAAGGCCGCCCTGCTGTGGCTGATGACCCGGCGGTGCGGAGCCAGCCCCGGTCTGATCGAACAGGCGAAGTGCCTGCTCTCTGTCGCCCGCCACTGGGTTCAGGCACCGAAGGCCGACCTGGAGCGGCTGAACAAGCTGGTCGCCAAGCTCGGTGTCCGCCGCAAGGGCATGACCGCCAAGAACCGCGCCCGCCTGCGCGCCTTCGACGATCCCAAGCACCTGCTGGCCCTGCTTACCCTGCCGGTGCGGTTGATGGACAAGGCCGACCGCGTGGCGGCGCCCAGCCGCCGGGAAGCCCTGATGGCGCAGACCGCGGTGGCAATTCAGATTCTGTTGCTGGTGCCGCTGCGCCGCCTCAACCTGCTGCGGCTGGACGTCCATCGCCATCTCTGCCGCAGCCGCTCCGGCCGTCACGCCGTCGTCCATCTCGTCATCCCGGCGGAGGAGACCAAGACCAGCCAGCCGATCGAGGCGGTGCTGCCGGAGCCGCTGGTGCGGATGATCGACCACTTCATGACGCGCTATCATCCGCTGCTGACGTCGGACACCGACGGCTTGCTGTTCCCCGGGCGCGATGGCGGCTGCAAGCACATCACCGCTTTGACGGCGCAGATCGAGCGGGCGGTGCGCGACCACACCGGCCTTGCCGTCAATCCGCACCTGTTCCGCCACCTCGCCGGCAAGCTCAGCCAGCAGTTCGATCCCGGCAATTACGAGCTGTCGCGCCAGCTCCTCGGCCATCGCTCCACCGATACGACGGTGACCTACTACACCGGCCAGGACACCGCCGCCGCGGTCGCCCGCTATGACGCCAACATCCTGGAACGCACCAGCTCACTCCGCGGCAAGGTCGTGGGGCGCTGA
- a CDS encoding recombinase family protein: MRAAIYARVSTERQERQQTIDSQLDALRAWARNAGHDLNEAHVFRDEGYSGARLDRPGLDALRDAVRDHEVDIVGVLAPDRLARRYAYQVLVLEEFRRVGCNIAFCNRAISDDPGDQLLLQIQGAVAEYERALLGERFRRGKLQKARAGQFLGVRPPYGYRYLPCSQEGGGRLVVEEAEAELVRLMYGWLVEERMTVRQIIKRLNLGPWFPRCGRRSWSSSTVHHILADPVYAGTAYANRYEYVPAQKPRSRKPNYHGKGHRRLRPKDQWIAIPVPALIDQDTWDRAQAQLARNATLSFRNNKRHDYLLRCLLTCGTCGLAMFGVTRRMASGDRHLYACSGKDTVLRARETPCPRAPVWGEELEQAVWAHVRGLLGDPERLIAEFRRLASDPDRDATREEIAERGLRGRLERIARAEDRLLDAYQAEVIELGELTDRRRRLSEQRHDLEKQLEQRRVLAQHHAQAQEVLADLEAFCKRIRGRLDEATFQERQAILQLVVERVIVHENSLEIRHVIPLREPPLGRDPLAAGNDGLRSDRAGETALHRRVGDHRAEAVPRLRQVAGEAPVDRGGTVAAQQGADGGADVLPALERQAVSRRMHDGNQRAQGVKAGRDGGEVASDDAAETAQGRGMIPGALRRQGGVGQDARQQVGQGTHRRHIKHRRRAERKLGSGGDGHPWAQEDRSGQEVLIGKT; the protein is encoded by the coding sequence ATGCGCGCCGCCATCTACGCCCGTGTCTCGACCGAGCGCCAGGAGCGCCAGCAAACCATCGACAGCCAACTCGACGCCTTGCGCGCCTGGGCTCGCAACGCAGGACACGACCTGAATGAGGCCCATGTCTTCCGTGACGAAGGCTACAGTGGAGCCCGTCTCGACCGACCTGGTCTTGATGCACTGCGCGACGCCGTGCGCGATCACGAGGTCGACATCGTCGGCGTTCTTGCCCCCGACCGCCTCGCCCGCCGTTACGCCTACCAAGTACTCGTGCTTGAGGAGTTCCGGCGCGTCGGCTGCAATATCGCTTTTTGCAACCGCGCCATCTCGGACGATCCCGGCGACCAGCTCCTGCTCCAGATTCAGGGCGCCGTCGCCGAGTATGAGCGCGCCCTGCTCGGTGAACGATTTCGTCGTGGCAAGCTCCAGAAGGCCCGGGCCGGTCAGTTCCTCGGCGTGCGCCCGCCATACGGCTACCGCTATCTGCCGTGCTCCCAAGAGGGCGGCGGTCGCTTGGTTGTTGAGGAAGCCGAGGCCGAACTCGTGCGCTTGATGTATGGCTGGCTGGTCGAGGAGCGCATGACCGTGCGCCAGATCATCAAGCGCCTGAACCTGGGGCCGTGGTTCCCGCGGTGTGGTCGCCGCTCATGGTCGTCCTCGACGGTGCATCATATTCTCGCCGATCCGGTTTACGCTGGCACTGCCTACGCGAACCGCTACGAGTATGTTCCGGCTCAGAAACCTCGAAGCCGCAAGCCCAACTACCACGGTAAAGGGCACCGCCGATTGCGGCCAAAGGACCAGTGGATCGCCATCCCGGTTCCAGCGTTGATAGATCAAGACACTTGGGACCGTGCGCAGGCACAACTGGCAAGAAACGCCACCCTATCATTCCGGAATAACAAGCGACACGATTACCTGCTGCGCTGCCTGCTGACCTGTGGAACGTGCGGTCTCGCCATGTTCGGCGTCACCAGACGGATGGCTTCAGGCGATCGACATCTCTATGCCTGTTCTGGCAAGGATACCGTCCTGCGGGCACGCGAAACTCCCTGCCCCCGTGCTCCGGTATGGGGCGAGGAGCTGGAACAGGCCGTATGGGCTCATGTCCGTGGTCTGCTCGGCGACCCTGAGCGACTGATCGCTGAGTTTCGCCGCTTGGCGAGCGATCCGGATCGGGATGCCACTCGCGAGGAGATCGCTGAGCGTGGCCTGCGCGGTCGTCTGGAACGGATTGCCCGAGCCGAGGACCGGTTACTCGATGCCTACCAAGCTGAAGTCATCGAACTGGGCGAGCTGACTGACCGTCGTAGGCGGCTTTCTGAGCAGCGCCACGACTTGGAAAAGCAACTGGAGCAACGGCGGGTGCTCGCCCAACATCACGCGCAGGCTCAAGAGGTGCTGGCCGACCTGGAGGCGTTCTGCAAAAGAATCCGTGGTCGTCTTGATGAGGCCACCTTCCAGGAGCGGCAGGCGATCTTGCAGCTCGTCGTCGAGCGCGTCATCGTCCACGAGAACAGCCTGGAGATCCGCCATGTCATCCCGTTGCGCGAACCGCCGCTTGGACGTGACCCGCTCGCGGCGGGCAATGATGGATTGCGTTCGGATCGTGCGGGCGAGACCGCGCTGCATCGCCGGGTCGGTGACCACCGCGCGGAGGCTGTACCAAGGCTCCGGCAAGTGGCAGGCGAGGCGCCGGTGGACCGCGGCGGAACCGTAGCGGCGCAGCAGGGTGCTGACGGCGGAGCGGATGTTCTGCCAGCGCTTGAGCGACAGGCCGTGAGCCGTCGGATGCACGACGGCAACCAGCGGGCGCAGGGCGTCAAAGCTGGCCGGGATGGCGGCGAGGTCGCGTCCGACGATGCGGCCGAAACAGCGCAGGGACGAGGCATGATCCCGGGCGCGCTCCGGCGGCAGGGCGGGGTCGGCCAGGACGCGCGTCAGCAGGTCGGCCAGGGAACGCACCGGCGGCATATCAAGCACCGCAGGCGGGCTGAGCGGAAACTGGGAAGTGGTGGCGATGGTCATCCGTGGGCTCAAGAAGACAGGAGTGGACAGGAAGTCCTGATTGGGAAGACGTAG
- a CDS encoding helix-turn-helix domain-containing protein, whose product MARGLTQEALAELVGRTVEAVSNIERGRTFPTIETLEQLGYSLGVPVQQFFEGAEPNVDDQRYILEGKLRDIGRQLSLEDLEIAVEQLKVFIRFKARVQ is encoded by the coding sequence GTGGCCCGCGGCCTCACCCAAGAGGCATTGGCGGAGTTGGTCGGCCGGACGGTTGAGGCAGTGTCCAACATCGAACGAGGCCGCACCTTCCCGACGATTGAGACGCTGGAGCAGCTCGGCTACAGCCTTGGGGTGCCAGTGCAGCAGTTTTTCGAAGGTGCTGAACCGAATGTTGATGATCAGAGATATATTTTGGAGGGAAAATTGCGAGATATTGGGCGGCAGTTGTCTTTAGAAGATCTTGAAATTGCAGTTGAACAGCTCAAAGTATTTATTAGATTTAAAGCTAGGGTTCAATAG